The Pseudomonadota bacterium genome segment GATATCTTCCGGCCCTTAAAACAATCGCGGTGAACCGTTTCTCCAATTCAAAATTTTTCCATGAAGAATTCGTCATCGGCCTTGACGGGAAATACCGCTACTTCAGGACGCTGCGGGTTGAAATGTACAAATTCATCTATAACCTGCTCAAGGAAAGAGCCGCAGCCCACACCTGTATTTATCTCTGTATGGAAAGTGATGAGATCTGGCGGGAAGTCTATGGATTTACCCCTGATGAATGCGGCGGGCTTGGTGCGATGCTCGACCGCTCGGTGAATAACCGATAATATCCGGCATGATTCCCGGAATGGGACTGTCGGAAAGTTTTTTTCCCGGTTGCTTTTATTCCTCTGTGTTCTTAATATATCCTATCGCAATCTGATCGGGTCCGTAAAAAATCCGGCAACATCCCCAGGGATACTATAACTACTTGAAATAAAAACACTTATTTGACTCGAACCAATTTATTAAGGAGAAACAATGGTTAACAAGGCCATCATTATCGGAAACCTCGGGAAAGACCCTGAAGTTCGTTATTCACAAAGCGGCACCGCGGTTGCCAACTTCAGTGTAGCAACAACTGAAACCTGGAAAAAACCGGACGGCTCAAAAGAGGAGCAGACCGAATGGCATAAAATTGTCGCATTTGGCCGCCTTGGTGAAATTTGCGGCGAATACCTTTCCAAGGGATCAAAGGTATACGTCGAAGGACGCATCCAGACCAGAAAATGGGACGATAAGGACGGCAACACCAAATATACAACTGAAATCGTTGCCCGTGAAATGAAAATGCTCAGCGCCAAAGGTGCTGGAAGCGGTTCATCGCAAATGGAGGAACCGCCTTTTCCGGAACCGACCATGGGTGATGATGTCCCGTTTTAAGCGGCCTTCTCCGGAATAGATACAGGTAATAGTCAACACCCTTTTTCATTAATACTTTCCATTTCAGTGTGTTCCGACAGCACAAAAACATGCATGCCAAACCCACTTTCTCCTGAGAAGGAAGTATTATAACCCCGAGATTTATCGACAATTATGGACTATTACGAATTACTTGGCGTTTCTAAAACAGCCACTGCGGATGAAATCAAGAAAGCCTACAGGAAACTTGCACTCAAATACCATCCGGACAGGAACAAGGACAATAAAGAGGCTGAGGAAAAATTCAAACAGATCAGCGAGGCCTATGCTGTTCTTTCCGATAAGGAAAAACGCGAACAATACGATACATACGGTTCAACCGGTTTCCAGCAGCGCTACTCCCAGGAAGACATCTTCCGGGGCTCCAATCTGGGCGATATCCTGAGAGAATTCGGCATCAATATGGGCGGCGGTGGTTTTCGCACTTCAGGCGGCGGCAGTCCCTTTGATGCGTTTTTTGGCGGCATGGGCGGCGGCGCGCAAGGGTTTCGCGGCGGCCACCACCAACAGCAGACCCAGATGGTCAAGGGCGGCGATCTCAGCCTTGAGTTGCCGATCAGCTTAAACGAAGTCTTGATCGGCGGAGAAAAAACAATCGCCCTGGGCAGAGGGGCCGGAGCCGGCAAAGTATCAGTAAAAATCCCTGCCGGCATTGAGGACGGCAAGAAACTTCGAATCTCGGGAAAAGGTTCGCCATCCCCCATGGGCGGCCCTGCCGGCGACCTCTATTTATTGATCAGAATACAGCCGCATCCCACCTTCACAAGAGACAACAACGATCTCATCGTTGAGAAAAGCATCCCGATAAGCGCGTCGATCCTGGGAACCGATCTGGCGGTGCCCACACTTGAAGGAAAACAGCTCAAAGTAAAAGTGCCTTCAGGCACTCAACCCAATGCAAAGCTGCGCCTCAAAGGTCACGGGTTACCATCTGGCCCCAAGGGCCCCCGCGGCGACCTCTTTGTCAAAATCGCCATTTCCGTACCCAGCAAGCCCACCAAGGAACAGAAGGAACTCGCTGAAAAGCTTGCTGAGGCTGGATTATAATTCCCTTCAGAGTACTTACTTCCTAATCGTCACTCATCGTAATCCAGCCGATCTCCCGGGCGGAAACCGGGCCGATGACCGTATCCCGTAACATCTGGGGCCAGTCGCTGGTGGTTTCGGAAACCGGGATCAGGCCGCCCATAATTTCCGCCTTTTGCTGCGGGTATCGCGGCTGCCGCTCAGGGTTTGCATAGCCTTCCGGAAATATCGGCTGGCTGGTTTGAGGATCGTATTTATCCGTTGCTCCCAGGGTATGAAGCAGTTCGTGGGCGATAATCACATTGTTCCGTGCCGCAAGATTGCGGCTGGCAAAGGCGTTGACCATGCAAACCATACCCTTTTCAAGTCCAAGGGAATGATCCAGTTCCTTATGGGCGTCTGTATCAAAATAAAGAACAAAAGCCTTGATATTGCCGGGGCCGTCATATTTGTCAA includes the following:
- a CDS encoding DnaJ domain-containing protein; the protein is MDYYELLGVSKTATADEIKKAYRKLALKYHPDRNKDNKEAEEKFKQISEAYAVLSDKEKREQYDTYGSTGFQQRYSQEDIFRGSNLGDILREFGINMGGGGFRTSGGGSPFDAFFGGMGGGAQGFRGGHHQQQTQMVKGGDLSLELPISLNEVLIGGEKTIALGRGAGAGKVSVKIPAGIEDGKKLRISGKGSPSPMGGPAGDLYLLIRIQPHPTFTRDNNDLIVEKSIPISASILGTDLAVPTLEGKQLKVKVPSGTQPNAKLRLKGHGLPSGPKGPRGDLFVKIAISVPSKPTKEQKELAEKLAEAGL
- a CDS encoding single-stranded DNA-binding protein — encoded protein: MVNKAIIIGNLGKDPEVRYSQSGTAVANFSVATTETWKKPDGSKEEQTEWHKIVAFGRLGEICGEYLSKGSKVYVEGRIQTRKWDDKDGNTKYTTEIVAREMKMLSAKGAGSGSSQMEEPPFPEPTMGDDVPF